TTTCTCAAGTACAAAACTGTTTTCTTAGTATTAATATCCGGTTCCTTAGCACTTAGCAGCAAGATATAAGAGCGATAGATCGATAGAGCTTTAGTCACGAGAAATGGAGGGAATAGAACACACAAGAGTGGAAGTGAATGGCATCAACATGCATGTTGCAGTGAAAGGGCAAGGCCCGGTCGTGCTCTTCCTCCACGGCTTCCCAGAGCTCTGGTACTCCTGGCGCCACCAGATTCTCGCTCTCAGTCACAAAGGGTACCGCTGCGTGGCCCCCGATCTCCGCGGCTTTGGCGACACCGATGCTCCTGCTTCCGTGGACAGCTATAATTGTGTCCACGTTGTGAGTGACCTTGTTGCACTTATTCAGTCTCTTCAAGTCGAGAAAGTGTTCTTAGTGGGTCATGATTGGGGTGCAATCATCGGTTGGTACCTCTGCTTGTTTCGTCCTGAACTAGTCAAAGCTTATGTATGCCTCAGTGTACCTTTCTTCCGAAGAAACCCCATTGTTCCCACCGTTGACTCCATGCGTGCTCTCTATGGAGATGACTACTATATCTGCAGATTTCAGGCATCCTCTATCTCACTCTCTCACTCATATATATAACTTACTGTTTGCTCCATGCATTTATATATCATGGATCTGATATGTAGGAAGAAGGCAAAGTGGAAGCTGAGATGGCTCAAGTTGGGGCTGAGTATGCCATCAAGAACATGCTTACAAATCGCAGGACAGGTCCTCCAATATTCCCTAAGGGAGAGTATGGAACCGCTTTCAATCCTGATATGAAAGAAGACTTGCCTTCCTGGCTCACTCAACAAGATCTTGCTTATTTTGTCTCCAAATTCGAAAAGACAGGTTTCACCGGAGGATTGAATTACTATAGGAATTTTAACAAGTAATTAAGTTTTCTTGAATCTTGATATTGAAATATACAAgatagtatattctcttattaAAGATAAGTTTTCAATTGTAAATTTTTTGCAGGAACTGGGAGCTGACGGCACCATGGAGTGGAGCGAAGATCAAAGTGCCGGTGAAATTCATAGCAGGTGAGTTGGACTCGGTATACACATCGTTAGGGATGAAAGATTATATTGAGAGTGGAGGTTTCAAGGAAGATGTGCCAGGTTTGGAGGAAGTCATTATTCAACCAGGAGTAGCTCACTTCAACAATCAGGAGACGCCACATGATATCACTAATCACATTTACAACTTCATTACCAAGTTCTGATTCTACTTAATTATTACCCACTACTATTTGGTTCTGTTTTAGCGTTTTACCATAGGAAGCCATATATATAAGAATAAGGCTACTCCTCCTGCTCTCTGGAATGTatatctctctttaattttcacTTCTATATCTTATCCTAGAATTTGCTTTTAAAGTCCTCTTAAACTGAATAATGAACCTATTTTTCAGTTGCTCCGAGTGGTAGTTTTCTGCACCAATTTGCCACCTTACAAACCACATTTATAACCCTACCTACTCAAAACCCAGAATGTTCTAAAAGCAATTATTTACTAATCAGAAACATTCAAGGAAATGTAATGTAAGCTCATTATGAAGTGTACGTGTGTAAATTAAAAGATTACTATGTGATGATATCAATGAGAAGAGATCAAAACCAAATATTCTTTGTTAGTAAGGATAAGTTTGACAAACagctaaataaaattaaactccTAAGAAAGTATAAAACGCAAATGAAGCTGTTATGCAGAACTTTTGCATAAGTGGATGTAAATGATCGACTATTAAATGTTGTGAGTTCTCAggtcaataaaaaattttaagataaaaggaaaggaaaaagaaggaattaaaatgtaaaagtaaagaaataaaaaaaataaaaagaaaaaatataaaatgtaaatgaaaaatataaacaacAACTGAAAGAAAAGGTATAAGATGTAAAtgaaagactcaaagaaaaggTAGGAggaatatttgattttttttttttttataattatatctaaTAACTTTTTAAGAATCGTTTGTAAAAGACTTGTTCCACATATTTGGACAGTATAACTCTATCATAGGAGAGTATATAACGTAACTGTTTCTAAAATTGGCTCTAATAGTGACTTCCAAAGTTGCTTTCGATCTACACTAAAGTTGGTGGTTTTTTTTACAGAAAGAAACGTTTTTCAATTATAGAAAATTCAAACGGTACttataaatattaaagaaaTATCAATTCTAGATAATAAGAAGATAGATATCCTatgtattaaattaaaatctgaTAACAAGCTCAATATttgattactaaaaatattaacagaaaaaaataaagatcaaacagaatttcctttttttttctaaatctaCACATATGTGTTGCAAACAAATAAGatacatctttttctttttcatatatgATATGACCAGTAAACATCGGTTACGAGTTATGAGCTCGGCAACGTATGATCCTCGGCAACCGACCTTTTTTCTGAAGGATAGCATTAATCATTGCTTGTAACGTCAGATACACAATCAATTCTCAGACGTTACAACCTCGTCCACATGGATATAAAGGAACGAGGAAACAACCAAAGGTAAGATCATCTTTTTATGAAAGCATTCACATCACATATTACTCTactgacttaagcatcggagtgcctttgcaggtacccgACCCCCCGCTCCAACCGACCGACGTATACTATACTCATCAGGGAGGAATCGCCGACCTACGTCAAAGAACCGAGTTATACCTCCACCTCATTCAGGCAAGAATAGATTGGCGCTAGAAGGAGGGCCTTCGTGTGAAATTTCCTTCCACGAGCCCTTGAAACCCTGACATTTGACGATGGCCGATGTCCCTCCCCCCACCCCGTCCGAACTTCTCCGGATGGTAACTGAGCTCCAGCAGGCGAATCAACGCATGGCTGAAGCAAACCAGCGCATGACAGAAGAAAACCAAAGAATGCAACAACAGATTCAACAATTGGCTAACGCCAGACTGGAACATAACAATGATCGTCGCGAGCGCCAGGAAAATGATGACCGACGCTCCGAACCGACTCATGTCTCGGAAACACCTCAAGACAACGACGCTGACAATCGGGACGAGGAGGCGATACCCGAGGATGATGATGACCAGCCCGACAACTCGGCGGGGCCTTTTACGGCCAACATCATGAATTTCCAACTACCACGACAATTCACGTTACCGACAACACTAACCCCATACGATGGGCTAGGGGATCCTAAGCAGcacattaaaaaatttagatctaTTATGATTGTCAATGGGGCATCCGACCCCATTTTATGTCGttgttttccttcctttttAGACGGACCCGCGCTTGACTGGTTTTGCTCTTTGCCTGCAGATTCCATTTCACGCTTTCAGGAGCTAGCAAAGCAATTCGAACAACATTTTGCAGCATCGGCAATTTACTTGCATGATTCTGACTATCTGACTACAATCAAACAGGGTCCACAGGAGAGTCTGAAGGATTATATTACCCGTTTCACGAAAGTAGCCATGCAAATTCCTGGTCTACACCCAGAGGTCCACTTGCATGCAATTAAAAGCAGCCTCCGACCTGGCAAATTCCAAGAAACAATTGCAGTGGCCAAGCCAAAGACCTTGGCCGAGTTTAGGGAGAAAGCTAAGGGGCAAATAGACATCGAAGAGCTTCGACAGGCCCGACGAGCAGAAAAGTCTCCCTTCATGAAAGATGAGGATAAACCTCGGGAGAGCAAGAAAAACTTTAAGCCTGTGCCACGATACGAGTCCTACACTCAGTTCAACACCAAAAGGGACGACATTATCAAAGAAATTTTAAACTCCAAGCTCATCAAGCCACCCCGTAAAGCCGGCAACTACCCCGAGCCAAAGAACGTAGACAAATCGAAGTACTGCAGTTTTCACCAAAAGCATGGTCACACTACAGATGAATGTGTGATCGCCAAGGATCTATTAGAACGCTTGGCGCGGCAAGGACACCTTGATAAATTCATTGCAGGACATATGCAGAAACGTCCAAGCTCCGACCAACCCGCGACAATTTCATCATCCAAGGAAAAGGACAAAGCACCAGCTCAGCCCAGAGGAGTCATTAACTGCATTTCAAAAGGATATGCCGGTGGAGGAGAAACAAACTTGGCAAGAAAACGGACATACCGGGCCATGTTGGCGGTCGAACACTCTTCTGTCCAATATCAACCAACCCCAGACATCCCTGAGATGACTTTTGGTTGCTCTGATTTTAAGTCAAACCATATGAACTATGATGATCCTGTGGTGATCTCAATTCAGTTGGGAGACCTTATTGTCCGGAAAGTGCTGCTTGATCCTGGGAGCAGCGCCGATGTACTATTCTTCACTACATTCCAGAAAATGAAGCTCAGCACCCATATCATGCAAACTTACTCAGGAGATCTAGTTGGATTTTCAGGTGAACGAGTGCCTGTACTCGGATCTGTGTGGTTACAGACCACACTCGGTGAGCAACCCCTAACTAAGACACAGGATATACAATATCTCGTGGTCGATTGCTTCAGTCCTTATAATCTCATActaggaagacccttcttaAATAGATTTGCTGCTATTGTTTCCACTTTTCATCTTTGTATCAAGTTTCCTGTGCAGGATAATATAATCGCCACCGTACATGGTGACCTTCACGAAGCACGGCAGTGCTACAATTCCAGCCTCAAGCCAATCAAAAGAAGCACTCAGGCACGCGTTCACTCCATACAACCCGGGAGACCACTGCTAAACGAGCTCGACCCTAGGGCCGACTTCGAAGATCGCCCAACCCCAAACGAAGAGCTGGAAAAGGTTATCCTCAAAGAGGATCCTACCAAATTCACATTCATCGGAACATCTATCACCGGAGTGGAAAAGCAAAACCTGATAAATTGCTTACGCCAACATGCCGACCTATTTGCTTGGACTTCAGGAGATATGCCGGGGATAGACCCAGCAGTAATCACACATAAACTACAAATGAATCCTACAGCTCGGCCGGTCTGCCAGAAGAAAAGAAACCTCGGAGCCGAGAAGCGATCAGCGTCCGTAGCAGAGGTCAAGAAACTTATTGATGCCGAGTTCATCAGAGAACTCCGCTTCACGACATGGTTAGCCAACATCGTCatggtaaaaaagaaaaacggtAAATGGCGCATGTGCGTCGACTTTACTGATTTAAATAAGGCTTGCCCTAAAGATGCTTATCCTCTGCCAAATATTGACACCTTGGTTGACAATTCATGTGGTTATGGTACCTTGagtttcatggatgcatactctggTTATAACCAGATCCTTATGCACCCATCAGACCAGGAAAAAACAGCATTTATAACTGAATACGGCAACTATTGTTATAATGTTATGCCTTTTGGATTAAAGAATGCAGGTGCAACTTACCAGCGACTCATGAACAAAGTCTTCGAGGAACAAATCGGCCGAAACATCCAGGTATACGTAGATGACATGGTTGTCAAAACAAAGGACGGCTCCCCTCACATACAAGACCTCGAGGAGATATTTGCACAAGTCAGAAAATATAACATGAGGCTGAACCCCGAGAAGTGTGCTTTCGGCGTCCGAGGAGGTAAATTCCTCGGCTTTATCCTGACAAACCGAGGCATTGAGGCAAACCCTGAAAAGTGTCAAGCAATACTTAACATGCAAAGTCCCACGAGCATAAAAGAAGTGCAGCGTTTAACAGGCAGATTAGCAGCTCTATCGAGATTCCTTCCAGGCTTGGCATCTAAATCACACAGCTTTTTTCAATgtctaaaaaaagataaaaaaaatttttacttgGACCGAAGACTGTGAAAAAGCATTTGCCGATTTAAAACAAATCCTTTCAAAACCACCAATTTTACAAAAACCCAAACTCGGCAAGCCACTATATTTGTATTTATCTATTACTGACGTGGCAATTAGTTCTGTTCTCATTACAGAGGAAGATAACCAACAGCGACCAGTCTACTTTGTTAGCAAGTCATTACAGGGTGCAGAACTTCGCTACCCGAGGCTCGAGAAACTCGCCCTAGCCCTGATCTTCTCCGCAAGGCGACTCCGACCTTATTTTCAAAGCCATACAATCATCATCAGAACAGACTACCCACTTCGTCAAATACTCAGCAAGCCCGAGTTAGCAGGCCGGTTAATCAAGTGGTCTATAGAACTTTCCGAGTTTGACATCTCATACCAACCACGCGGCACCATCAAACCACAATGGTTAGCCGACTTTGTCGCAGAATTAACAAACTCACACCCAGAACAGGTAAATCAGACATGGACCTTGTTTGTTGATGGTGCCTCAAACCCTCAAGGATCTGGAGCAGGCATACTACTGGAAAGTTCAGACGGCATAGTCCTAGAGCACTCCCTCCGCTTTTCCTTCAAAGTTAGCAACAACCAAGCGGAATACGAAGCTCTCATTGCAGGGCTAAGGTTAGCAGccgatttaaatattaaaaatttaacaatacTCTGTGACTCTTTATTAGTTGTTCAACAAGTCAACCGAAGTTTCCAGGTAAAAGATCAGATTTTGCAAAGATATTTAGATGTTGTTCAACAACTCTTAACAAACTTTTTGAACATTACAATACATCATATACCTAGAGAACAAAATCATAGAGCAGATGTTTTGTCAAAGTTAGCAACAACACAAGCACACATTGCCAAACTATTGCAATCAACTTTAGAAAAACCAAGCATTGATACAATGAGCATTTTAACTACTTTAAACAAAGATAGTTGGCAAAATTCTTATCTCCAGTACCTCAGACATGGATCTATTCCCGATGAAATCCAAGACAAGAAAAAGTTTAAGAGACAAGCATCTTTTTTCACATTATTAAATAACACTTTATATAGGCGGGGTTACTCCCGACCGCTCTTAAAATGTTTAGACAGGGATGAAGCCGACCTTATTTTATCTGAAGCCCATGAAGGTATATGCGGAATGCATACCGGAGCTCGCAGCTTAGCACAAAAAATTCTCCGagcaggattttattggcccACACTATGGGAAGACAGCAGCAAGAAAGTCAAGACCTGTGAAAAATGCCAAAAGCATGCCCCGATCATTAACCTACCTGCCGAAGAACTTCATCATTCCGTGGTAAGCTGGCCCTTCTTGGCCCTTCAATAGATGGGGCATAGACATCCTCGGCCCTTTCCCCACAGCCTCGGGACAGGTAAAATATCTGGTAGTTGCCATCGATTACTTCTCTAAGTGGATCGAGGCACAACCTTTAGCAAAGATAACATCATCACAAATGGTAAACTTCGTTTGGAAGCATATTATCTATAGATTCGGCATACCACAACACATTGTTACTGACAATGGTCGGCAATTTACCGACCACAATTTCAAAGAATTTTTGCAGAATCTGAAAATCAGGCAACATTTCTCATCTGTAGAGCACCCACAATCAAACGGGTTGGCAGAAGCAGCGAACAAGGTCCTCTTGCAAGCCCTAAGGAAAAAGCTCGACAACGCTAAAGGGATGTGGGCCGAGCTAATTCCAGAAGTGCTATGGGCATATAATACTACAACACACTCAACAACTAAAGAAACTCCATTCCGCCTAGTATATGGCTCGGAGGCGATGATACCGATCGAAGTTTCACAAAGCTCGCTAAGAACGCAAGCTACAAATCATGACCAAGCTTGGTTAGCCGAACTCGACCTTATCGAAGAAATCAGAGATATAGCAGCCATTCGACACCGTGCATTACAACAGCAACTTGCCCGACGATATTCAAAGAAGGTATTTCCCAGAGACTTCCAGACCGGCGACTTAGTGCTAAGAAAAACAGAACAGGCTCGACGACCTTCCACACACGGAAAGCTCGCAGCAACATGGGACGGCCCATATCGAATTTGCGAAGTTCTAGGAAAAGGTGCCTACAAGTTAGAACATTTAGATGGAGACAAAATCTCCAGCACATGGAATGTACAATCCTTAAAGCAATACTACAGTTAAGGACAACAGCATGCtagtactctttttcctaaacTTGAGATTTTTCCCAAAAGAGGTTTTGCTCAagaaggttttaacgaggctagCTTACCCGACATATAACATGTCAAGGTACTGTTCATAATAAAAGTGATTATTTATTAGCATATCTTTTGCATTTTCTCAGTAACAGAATTCTTTTCAAACTATCAGATTCAAACGACCTTTCCAAAAAGGTTATCAAACAAAGTCGCATTATCAAATAACGGATGCGCAATATTTAAGCAACAAACAAACGCTTATAACAGTCAAAATATCCTCATAAGGATAAACCAGAATCTGAATATCCAGTCAGCAAACACAAACAGAAAATCCCAAATACATACAAAAATCACAGATACTATTCCAAAAAGCAAGGAACTAAAGTTCTACAAAATGCAGACCAAAAAAGCTAATAGAAACCCTAATCCGCTAAGTTATCATCGCCTTCCTCGGCaccttcttcatcatcaacaaGCTCACCATCACGCACAATTTTCCCAGGCTCCATGGCAGAGAAGTCTGCCTCAGGTACAAGAAACTTGGCTTAAGTAACAGCTCGCTCAAACCCCTCCGCAAATGCATCCAAGATATCACCCTGCTTAGCACCTTCCATTTCTTTCATCTTAGAAGTCAGTTCAATAACTTGATTGCTTAGACTAATCAGATCCTCTTCCTTTTTCGCCAATAAATTTACTGTCTTCTCCCGACCTTCTTTCTCATTCTTCAATTCACTTTCAATCTCAGCAAATTTTTCTTTCAGATCAGACAGGGACTTATCCTTCAACAGAAGCTCCTCCTTTAAGGCAACAGTTGCAGAAGCATCATTCGACAATttcttgtgcttcttctcttgACTCCGACCAATACTAGCAAGACGAAAACCTAAAACCTAACAGTCAAAAAGATCACAAGTCAGTATACTATTTTCTTTCCAAGCGACAACATCTCTTGTTTACTTCCCGCACCATCCAACTCCACAGaatctgtttttcttttcttaaacaCAATTGCCTTTTTCTTCGGTGGCTGGTTAACCTCGGCTCCATCATCACCCTTCTCCGGGTTTGACGAAGAACCTTCGAAATTTTTAGCCTTAAAACGAGATCTTAAGCTAGAAGCCGATACTCCAGGATATTTCCCggctacaaaaaaaaaaaaaaaacaacacaaCACAAAATATTATCAACAATATCAAAAACAACTCACGTAACATAGGCCACAAAAACCCTCACCTAGATAATCCAAAACAGCCGATTTGTCATCCTCCCAAGGCAGCAACTCGGACACAGACACTAAACCTCCCTTATTCACCATTTCAACCAGAAAAGACAAAATGCATTCATTCCGACCACTAATAAGCTCGGGCCCTAGTATATGATTCGGTTGACAACACCAATACATCGGAAATTTCTCTCCTAAATGCTCGTCAAGATAAAATGGAAATTCCTCATCTACAAATTTTACCTTTAGAAACATttctttaaaatctttaaaagatGATTTGTAAAGCCTGAAAACAGCAAAGCCGGGAGTGCTATTCAGATTTATCCATAATCCTTTCCAAACACCCTTGGCTTGAAACAGTGAAAAGAACAACTCCAAATCCGTTTCAACTTCAAGAAATTccatcaaaatttcaaaacatttAATAAACGCCCAGCCATTAGGATGGATTTGAGAAGGAGCAAAATTCATCTATGTCATAACATCACACTCAAAGCTAGAAAAAGGAAGCTTAACACGCAACTCCTCCAACACAGGACTATACATATAAAAACTCTCAAAATCTTTACTCCTATGGTAAACCCGATCAGAACGGTTGCATGGCAACAGTTCCAGACGAAACCCTGGTTTCACTATCCTAGACAAAGCGACTCTGCCCACACTGTCTACATCAGAGAAAAGCGAAGCCCGTATCTGAACATCACTATCTACCCAGTCATAAGCATCACCATCTCCAACCTTGGGCAACACCTTTTTCTTTCCCTCACccattttcgaaaacaaaatgaaactaTAAGAAATACAGAAAACGAAGCTCACTAACCTCTAGTACTCATTTTCCCAAAGAGCTTCTGAAGACTTCTTGTACTGCAACAGAAGAACCACCAAGTCCCTCAACTTGTCATTTAAGAAAACTTTTCAGATCCGTAGAAGGATCTCAACCGTTCAAACTTACCTACTTCGAACGGCAGATACCACGCTTTGGAAATAGCAAAACCATtattaaaacaataaataaagtGTGAGTTAAAAAGCATTAACCCCCACTACCCTTCCATTTCCCAAAAACCTCTCGAAAGAAAAACGGTTTCACTTAAATGAACCAAGTTAAGCTGGGGGCCCCACTCGCCGAACTATAACTCGCTAACGACAAATTAAAAGCTTAACCTGTCTCTTTTAAGTCAGGACAAGCTTGGGGGCTGTGATATGACCAGTAAACATCGGTTACGAGTTATGAGCTCGGCAACGTATGATCCTCGGCAACCGACCTTTTTTCTGAAGGATAGCATTAATCATTGCTTGTAACGTCAGATACACAATCAATTCTCAGACGTTACAACCTCATCCGTTCGGATACACAATCAATTCTCAGACGTTACAACCTCATCCACATGGATATAAAGGAACGAGGAAACAACCAAAGGTAAGATCATCTTTTTATGAAAGCATTCACATCACATATTACTCTactgacttaagcatcggagtgcctttgcaggtacccgACCCCCCGCTCCAACCGACCGACGTATATTATACTCACCAGGGAGGAATCGCCGACCTACGTCAAAGAACCGAGTTATACCTCCACCTCATTCAGGCAAGAACAATatagatttaaatattttttgaat
This portion of the Arachis duranensis cultivar V14167 chromosome 6, aradu.V14167.gnm2.J7QH, whole genome shotgun sequence genome encodes:
- the LOC107492212 gene encoding uncharacterized protein LOC107492212; the protein is MEGIEHTRVEVNGINMHVAVKGQGPVVLFLHGFPELWYSWRHQILALSHKGYRCVAPDLRGFGDTDAPASVDSYNCVHVVSDLVALIQSLQVEKVFLVGHDWGAIIGWYLCLFRPELVKAYVCLSVPFFRRNPIVPTVDSMRALYGDDYYICRFQEEGKVEAEMAQVGAEYAIKNMLTNRRTGPPIFPKGEYGTAFNPDMKEDLPSWLTQQDLAYFVSKFEKTGFTGGLNYYRNFNKNWELTAPWSGAKIKVPVKFIAGELDSVYTSLGMKDYIESGGFKEDVPGLEEVIIQPGVAHFNNQETPHDITNHIYNFITKF